Proteins encoded by one window of Bacillus rossius redtenbacheri isolate Brsri chromosome 3, Brsri_v3, whole genome shotgun sequence:
- the LOC134531288 gene encoding mucin-2-like has translation MINTPPPTPPPPTAVKAPGGLTRCKPAVSVPPPHITHVIKSVPPPHVTHVNKGMPLTPAAHVTKGVPITPATHVTKGVTITPATHVTKGVPITPATHVTKGMPLTHITKCVPLRPVTHVTKDVPATHVTKDVPATPVMHGTGGATPPPHATRTTLGAPPAAECAATLPPPPTSAAPMATGAAHKGTTTPPPTSAATMATGAAHVHTTPPPDTPG, from the exons ATGATCaacacgccgcccccgacgccgccacccccaactgccgtgaaggctcCCGGGGGATTGACGCGGTGCAAACCGGCCGTG agCGTGCCGCCACCGCACATCACGCACGTCATCAAGAgcgtgccgccaccgcacgtcacgcacgtcaacaagggcATGCCACTCACGCCAGCTGCGCACGTCACCAAGGGCGTGCCAATCACGCCAGCCACGCACGTCACCAAGGGCGTGACAATCACGCCAGCCACGCACGTCACCAAGGGCGTGCCAATCACGCCAGCCACGCACGTCACCAAGGGCATGCCACTCACGCACATCACCAAGTGCGTGCCACTCAGGCCAGTCACGCACGTCACCAAGGACGTGCCAGCCACGCACGTCACCAAGGACGTGCCAGCCACGCCAGTCATGCACGGCACAGGGG gtgccacaccACCTCCGCACGCCACGCGTACCACTTTGGGCGCGCCGCCTGCTGCTGAATGCGCCGCGACGCTAccgccgccgcccacctcggccgcccCCATGGCGACAGGTGCGGCCCACaaaggcaccacgacgccgccgcccacctcggccgccaCCATGGCAACAGGAGCGGCCCACGTGCACACCACGCCGCCGCCGGACACACCAGGTTAG